TGATCCCATTTGTTATATTTCAACAAAACGAGTGCCAAATGTTATATCTAAAATAATCTCTTCATTTACAGCTCCGAAATCATAAATTTTAAgggaaataaattataaattattaataaaatcaaatttgattatgattatgaatattatgaataatGAGTCGAGAAGTCTTTTGGAAAATGATTGGGCATAAGAGTTTTTCAGGTCACACTTTTTACTTTTTTCTATCCTCACGCGACTCTCAGTGTTTTTTCGACATCATCTTTGTTGGcacttttattattaattattattattattattatattttatgaagTTGGTGTAAATAACCAAAATGACACAACAAGTTCATCATGAAGTGcggtaataaataaatatatatatgtattttttaaattttttgtgagGAATAAAACGTGTATTAATTAGCGAATTTGTCTTTTGGACTTGGTTAGGTTCACAAGCTGTCAATTGGCGCAGCGTGTAAATTCTCATGGCCTGCCGATAAGCTATTGATTCAAGTACTCGATGACTCCTCCGATCAAGCGAACAAGGTacacataaatcatgcatattaCAATCTATTTCCTTTCTTCCAATTAACAAAATTCCAaataattttgaacaaaaattctaaaatttttatagtGAAAAACAACTTGCTTTACTCTCTATGGAACTTAAATTTCGAATCGAATCGAATCAATCGTGCCTTTTCAAGAGGAACCTTGCCTATAattgtcaaaataattgttttcttGAGCTTTCACTTTTGAATTTTGACAGAGTACATGTTTGTAGGGTATGATTGAGAAAGAATGTATTAGGTGGGCAAATGAGGGCATTAATATTAGATACCAAGCAAGGGACACCAGGGAGGGTTACAAAGCTGGAGCTCTTAAACAAGGCATGGAGCAAGATTATGTCAAACAATGTGAATATGTAGCTATATTCGACGTCGATTTTCAACCAGAACCGGACTTTCTGAGGCGAGCCATACCATTTCTCGTGCACAACCCTGAAATTGGTCTGGTGCAAGCTCGTTGGAGATTTGGTAAGTTGATGGAGTCCATGTTATAAGATAACTAAATCATGAAGGTTCtcctttaaaaattttcttttcaatttgTTCTTCAAGAATAGTTCTAGAGGAAAAACGAAAAGTaatctttgttttttttgttttttgccAGTGAATGCAGATGCGTGTGTGTTGACAAGATTGCAGGAAATGTCATTGGacttccatttcagatttgaacaAGAAGTTGGTTCATCTGGCTATGGATTTTTCGGATTCAACGGTGAGTACTTAATCATATGTGGTTTCGCGATTATTGTGAAGAGTCGAAAGGGCAcgaaattttttatgtttgaGATTCCTATGTTTTTGAATGACGAGGCCACAATTCACACTATTTTTTCTGATCCTGATTTTGATTCTTGTTATATATAACAACTATAGGAAGTGGTGGAATATGGAGAATTAATGCAATGAATGATGCTGGTGGGTGGGATTGGAGAACCACAGCAGAAGACATGGATCTTTCTGTACGGGCGGGGCTTAAGGGTTGGGAATTTCTTTACCTAGGAGATCTTcaggtttttaaataaatttaatattttggtcttgtttatatttatttctataataatattttatcttttttcatgaattaaaaaatAGGTGAAAAGTGAACTTCCTAGTTCAATAAAATCCTACCGTTCTCAGCAGCATCGATGGTTTTGTGCTCCAGCCAATTTGTTTAGGACCACTATCATTCAAATTGCCATTAACAAGGTTGGTTCGGCCAGAAATTTACTTTTGTAGGGAAAATCTTGCAAATTATAATGGACAGATTGCATTTCTTATGCTTGTTGAAAAGTCAAAAAAAGTACAAAaccttaattatatatataaaattaataatatctttacTTTAAATCGAGACCGAACATGTAGCTCAGTTGGTCTGACCTGTTGTGTTTAGACTAACGTTCGAATTCCCTCCCTTTTGTActttaaaaaagtaaaaataatatCTTTAAATCACAAGCACGTCTACCCCAtttacatgtatatgtattttttcaGGGGATTTATGCTTGTGATTTAAAAACACtgtattttaaaagatttggttTACATTCGAGTTTCGTAGTCTTTTGACTTTCTGAGTGGTAACTTCTTCCTTTTGTGTGATTTTACAGAAGGTGTCAGTGAAGAAGAAACTTTACATGATGCTTAGTTTCTTCTTTGTCCGAAAGGTGGTCGGCCATGTCTTCGTATTCTTGTTTTATTGTGTGGTTCTGCCATTGACGATTCTGTTCCCCGAAGTCGTTATCCGAAAAGATGGTGCCATTTTAGCTCCTTGCTTAATCACGGGGGTTAACACACTCTTTGGAACTCCAAGGTACGGTCTTCCAATGTTTGCTTTTTTAACTTTAGACTTCTAATTTAGTTTCTctgtttttttcttaaaaaaaaacatcTTTTTAGTGCTCTTCTCAAACAAAAGACTACTTAAAAGCACTGGACAAAGTCCATTTTGTGAAATACTTTTTAACCAAATGCTTCATGATTCAATTTGACCTTAAACCTTCTCTTGCTCCCATCTTCTTTGAAAATTCTCAGGTCAATCTATCTTATTTTACATTGGATCCTTTTTGAAACGGCGATGTCTTTTCGCCGAACAAAGGCTATATTCGTCGGGTTGTTCCGAGCTAAAAGTGTCAACGAATGGGTTGTGACCGAAAAGCTTGGAGACTCACTCAACAATAAAACCCACACTGAATCAACTACACAAAAACACCATATAATACGATTCAAAGCCCTCAAAGACAGGTAATTTTTATTCATAACtatgtatatgatgtatttTAAATAGAATAATCAATCATTCATGCAATTTTTATTTAATCTGCAAATCTATATTTGAAAGTATAAAATGGCTTGATAAATTTCTCCTATGTTTCAGAATATTGCTACCAGAGATTGTGATTGCAGTGTTTCTATTAGCATGTGGATGGTATGGCTTCGTCTATCATCGAAAACAATACTattactacatatacatgttccTTCAAGTGATCTTCTTAATACTTGCTGGATTTAGCTGCTTTGGCCTAAAAAATATGTGACGTGATATCAAGGCTCGAGGAAGAATGAATCTGAGGAAGGTAGAAACATTAAGAATGTTATTATTTGTTAATAataatgtaattttttaaaGTTCTTTTCCAGAGTAATCATTAGAACAATTATAAGGCGTTTGGAGTTTGAATATCATTTTGAAGTGAAAAAACTAGTTGGTATTCCTGTATAAAAATGGCATTTGTGTTTTGGGTATACTTCGATACAGCCTCTCTCGGAATTTGCTTCTGTCAATTAACTCTACAAATCATTCAATAAATCACAAAATGAATCCAGGCGCGTAAAATCGCTTtctttaagaaattatttgctCTCACATGCATCACGATGATGTATTCGAACTAAGCAGCAGATGTTTCTCTATAATATAATGAGTTTCTAATAATGTTGTTTCTGAAGTGTATGCTTGAACTGTGACAATCTATTTGGGCTTTTCCAACTAGTAATTAAATTCCAAGGTGATGATAATTATCACAATTGCTTTTTCCTTGCACCATCCCTCGTATTTAAGATTCGACTTCGAATACTTTAGGATTAATCATTTTGTTGCTGTCTAGCTGCTTaggattataaattattttctaaTTGAATTAAGATAGCATAATCAGAAGTTTGCTCAAGGTATCGAACTCTATGTTAGTTCAAAGAAAGATGTTTTATAATTCttactaaaataattttagATCTGTCAAAGAAATAGTttttttccaagatttcaagTTAATCCCTAATCGGTAGTTTTCATGTTTCTACTTTATAGAACATATACAGTAGCATgtactttttttatttaaaactttTAGTAAACCtcaaacatatttattaaacAAGAAATAGATTTTTATGGACGATGTTGGGGAAAATTTCTTTAGTTTAGAGACATATAATGTGATTAATTGGTTTTAGTAGAATTATATTGGCATTCgataaagtttaaaatttttgtactCGGTTAGTTTAGTGTAGATATCTAAATTCCTAGTTCATTTTTCTTCCTTATATCATTTAATGTTTGACATATtcattattatatatatgtatttgaatTAGTAAAAATAATCTAATAAGTTTGAATAGAGAAGGCTTGGATGGATTATCCCCTCGGTAGTTTTGAGTATTGGGCAGGGATGAACACGGTACGATTTtgcggttttttttaaaaaaatattcaaaccgAATTGCCATATGCGGtcggttaatattttaaaaaaataatcacgaTTTTACATGTAGAATTAGTCTTACGACTTTGAGCGGTTTTAAGCTGTTGTGGTTGGTTTacgatttttttaatgaaaaatattaaaacatatattctaattttttttaaaacaacaacaatataaggtattcaaatataaaatataattcaaatcATACAAAAATGAAACTAGATAAAACAATAATCAAGAttcaaaactaagtaaataatttaacaacacAACATCTCAcaacaaaaattatatttacaatattttatttttattttttattttcaaacttcaaacaaaatatttttgtgaAAGAAATAAGTACTCTACTAAAAGACTAATGTGAATAATAATTAAGAAGAAGATAACTTTTCTTTGTAGGAGTAATAATTTTGAAGTGAGTTGAGATATAATGTGACGACTTCTTTAATTGAATATGTTgtttacaaattattataatCTTAGGCCAAATATTATGGCAAGTGGTTTAGGCGGTGCGGTTTGGTGTGGTTTTTGGCAAAATAATAATCGAACCGTGTATGCAGtgcggtttatgattattatttttaatcgtgatttttataaaatattaggaAAATCGGTGCGGTGCAATTCGGTTTGGGTggttaataaaaaatttgatcacCCCTAGTATTGGGTGAGAGTCCTACACTTTTTACATTACACATTTGATGACAAAAATGACAAAACCACAAAGCCGTGTCTTTGTTGCAAATGCATAGACTCATTGAATCATGATCGTCAGACAGTACACACACATCTATTGATAAATTGTATTTTACGAGATTATCGTATTTGGAGTTTTCATAGAGAAAAACTTATTATACAATCTCATGATAGCATTAGGAACAATCTTCTGGCTTATTCTAAGGAGTTTTCTAGTATGGGTAATCATGAACCTATGATGTAAGACATGCTAAGTGAAACACTGGGAATTCATGCGTTTATGAATAATGAGAACTACGCTGGTGCATCAACAAGTCATATGGGGCATGACTCTAATATAGAAGATTTTTATCGATCGATAGATGATGCTAAACAATCACTATATGTTGGATGCATCGAGTTTTCAAAATGACGTTCCTTGTTGAGTTATTTAAGTTGAAAGTGTGTGAAAAATGTAGTGATAAATCATTCATGACATTATTGTTGTTTTTTCTCCGAGCACTTCCATTTGAAGCTAAAGTACCTAATTATTTTTATGAGGATAAAAACTAATTCTAAACTAGGACTACAGTATGAAAAAGAACATGCGTGTCCAAATGACTGCATTATTTATTgggaggaaattaagaatgaaCATGCTTGCAAAGTGTGTAACCTTTCAAGATGGAAGGACTTGCGGAAACAAACCAAGAGGTCAAGTAAAGGTGGAAAAAGCGTCTTTTGGTGAAGACTCCAGCCAAGGTATTTTGGTATTTTACTTTACAACCAAAATTATAATGATTATTCATGTCATCTACGACACTAAAAATAAGCAATGGCATTCTAAGAAACGGTTGGATGGATTTCTAAGGCATCCGACTAATTCACAAGCATGGAAGGCATTTGATGAACTACATCATGACTTTACTTCTGATCTTTGAAATGTACGATTGAGACTCACTGCTGATGGCTTTAAtctttttaaatatcaaagttGTCACACATAACTTGGCCCATTGTCTCGATGCCTTAAAAACCTTGGGAGTCCATGAAacctcttttttttaaaaactgtgCCGCACAGTACTTTGCATCGGACCAAGACATGTTGGAGGGAATAGATCTAAGACAAACGAACAAACAATCATTTCGGTAATGCGCACATTTTAATTTTCCTAAAGTCTAAATTTTATgatactattttttttttatgtatcgAGGTGTTCGGGCTTGAGATTTCTCGGCGAGTTGATGTTTAGGAGCTGGTGCAGTGCCTAGCCAAGTTTTTCTTGAGCAATACAAGTGTATCCATTGCCAAGGATATGACAATCCTTTGGATGTTGCACAAAAGTTCAAGGAAATAGAAGAAAAAATAAAGGAAATGGAAGCTAGTGAGGCTGAGCGAGAAGCACAACTGAAGGAATGAATAGAGGTAAAAGAAGGAGAGAGAGAGGCACGAATACAGACAGAAATGGAAGCAAAAAGCAAACTAAGATGGAACAATCGATGAGACGGATGCAGAGACAACAATGCCAAAATTTTACCTGTATTATGCGAAGTATGATGGTCGGAACTTCTGGGAGAGGGCCCGAAATGTCACGTCCCGGGAcaggggttggttgacaccggcgttgttctcaaatttacattcgacaacaacaagcctcagaagtacagaattcagaaaccagtctttttattcataattacTGAATaattcaatgtctgatacagCGGAAATACCAAatattttacagcggaaatgtaaaaccaaatataacaacGTCTTAACAAACGCAGCGGAATAGACATAAACTAGAACTGATAAACAAcggtcttcttcaccagccccagaattgaatttgctcttcttcttctaacttttcttcctcattcttatctgagatgggtttggtgggtgagtgatattgtaatgcccgagatttttatcctgttaatctgaaatgatttagtgaTAATTGAggggattaatcgggacacgattggATTCAACATGAaaagatgtatgtgcgaggacagaaggtctcgcgtatatgcgcgacgctatgcgtgcatatgcgcgagatgggcagggggcctcgcgcatatgcgcggaaagtgtgcgcgcatatgcacgagcctGTCCAAGGAAAATTGCGAAGTCCAGagaacctcacgcatatgcgcagagaaggggcgcgcatatgcgcgagctgccgagaaggaaagctgccgagaccagtaggtctcgcgcatatgcaccggttgaggtcgcgcatatgcgcgagacgtgttgtaCCTAAAATGAGCCACTTGCCCCTTTTCCtgcatagtatatatatatataagtaacaATTCCTAAAGATAAAGAATAAGGAAAGAAACGAGGAAGCCGAATGAAACTTTAAGTTCATAatatagatttgtgatttgcgagaaatccgtccgtccgattttcaatccgacttctgtaccgtgtttctatcgacgagagctgcaactggacgtaagttttactacgtctTGATATGATTTCGAATTATGATACTGctagaatcggatatgattcatatatgttgttcttacgatattagacatcgtatgattgaaaccagatcgaagaacagataccgtatgaaattgttatgaattttcagagttgatttgattgtgattagaccgaattgatatcagaattgtgttgttatcgattatgaggtgttgagattgatatctgattgatactgtattgctgggtatattgatattattcagatttgagattatgatatgttattgttgagattatgggttgtactgatattgattatgagctgtgttattatatctgtgatttTGTAATTGACGGGGtactgagattgtattgttataccgtcgaaacaccagtggattgatattaatcagattcgctattgattgagattgtatctttgtatagttgacattgatcagattatgcctagatttgagtattgatcagaacaagtcttgaattgagttgtacattgatacagtatattcgatattgtcattacaagattgaatatggacagagctgaattcgagacctcgacttcatcagaccgagaagagaaatgtataaattaatgttgattcgggattgcacaactcgagtttgatttgacttgagtttcccaaaatcacatactttatcttatagcattgatatttgcaattgataagtttgatatgtCTAGGCTATGGATGTATAGTTTAGTATGTGTTGTAATGAGTCAGTGGCAGGACATGCCAGGGCGGAtaggcctagtctttggcaggatatgccaag
This window of the Primulina tabacum isolate GXHZ01 chromosome 4, ASM2559414v2, whole genome shotgun sequence genome carries:
- the LOC142543182 gene encoding glucomannan 4-beta-mannosyltransferase 2-like; the encoded protein is MVEVDEKNIVLEWVLGSTEGDITERIGQILGIIKFFFVVPLLRICLYICLFLSLLLSLEWLHLVIVSVLLKLFRKKPEKRYKFEEIKDDLEGGSEAFPFVLVQIPIANEVEVHKLSIGAACKFSWPADKLLIQVLDDSSDQANKGMIEKECIRWANEGINIRYQARDTREGYKAGALKQGMEQDYVKQCEYVAIFDVDFQPEPDFLRRAIPFLVHNPEIGLVQARWRFVNADACVLTRLQEMSLDFHFRFEQEVGSSGYGFFGFNGSGGIWRINAMNDAGGWDWRTTAEDMDLSVRAGLKGWEFLYLGDLQVKSELPSSIKSYRSQQHRWFCAPANLFRTTIIQIAINKKVSVKKKLYMMLSFFFVRKVVGHVFVFLFYCVVLPLTILFPEVVIRKDGAILAPCLITGVNTLFGTPRSIYLILHWILFETAMSFRRTKAIFVGLFRAKSVNEWVVTEKLGDSLNNKTHTESTTQKHHIIRFKALKDRILLPEIVIAVFLLACGWYGFVYHRKQYYYYIYMFLQVIFLILAGFSCFGLKNM